Genomic DNA from Lutibacter sp. A80:
GTTGAAGTAATTTCTCGAAAAGATTTTGAAGAAATGCAAAAAAGACCACTATTAAAGCCTTTATTTGCTGGTGGAATTGATACTGTTGGTGGTGTTATTTTAGAAAATATTATAAAAACCATAAAACCTTTAGGCGTAGTTACTTGTTGTGGAAATGTGGCTTCTCCAAAACTAGATTTAACAGTATTTCCATTTATTTTAAGAGGAGTTACCTTAATTGGAATTGATTCTCAAAATTACCCAATGAACTACAGAGAACAGGTTTGGAATAAATTAGCTGACGATTGGAAAGTTGAAAATTTAGAAGCGAATTCAACTACTATTTCTTTAAACGAATTACATGAAAAATTGAATTTAATGTTAGCAGGTAAATTAAAAGGAAGAACTATTTTAAAAATGATTTAAAATTTTAATTCACACTGTATAAAAAGGCTGAAGGATTTATTTCTTCAGCCTTTTTATTACTAAGTTTGTCCCGTCCTGAAATAGCGATACACTAAAACACAAGTGTAATGAAAACATCAGACAAATCAGGTGCAGCAAAGCGAACTCAAAAAGATTACTCGCTTTCTTTTAAACTTCAATTAGTTGAAGAAGTAGAACAAGGATTTTTAACAAAAACCCAAGCCAAGCGTAAATATGGTATTCAGGGAGACGCTACAGTAACCAAATGGTTGCAAAAATATGGTAACTTTGATTGGGAAAACCAAGTTCCAAAAACGATGTCAAAAACTCCAGAACAAAAAATACTTGAGCTTGAAGCTAAAATAAAGCTCCTTGAAAAACAGAAAGCTAGAGCTGAACATCTAGCAGAACGTGCTGATAAAAAGGTTATTATTTTCGATATGCTTGTTGATATGGCAGAAAAGGAATATGATATTCAAATAAGAAAAAATTACACACCCGACTTATCAACATCTTCAAAGAAGAATATAAAGAAACTTTAGTTTCTACCTGTGATTTGCTCGGGGTAAACAGACAGGTTTACTATAGATCCATAAAATCAAGACTTCATAAACAAACTGTAGCACAAAAAGTTATCGTTTTGGTTCGTGATATTCGGATGCTAATGCCAAGATTGGGTGGTAAGAAATTATACTTTCTGTTAAAGGATAAATTATCACTATTAAAAGTAGGAAGAGATAAATTGTTTAGAATACTAAAAGCTAACCATATGTTAATAATACCTAAAAGAAGCTACCACATAACTACAGACTCTCATCATAGATTTAGAAAGCACAGAAACCTTGTCAGCTCAATGGATATAGAAGGGCCTGAATCAGTTTGGGTGAGTGATATTACATATATCGGAACGAGAACCAACCCTTCGTATCTGGCATTAATCACAGATGCTTATTCTAAAAAGATTGTAGGATATGATGTGTCAAAATCTTTATCAATGGATGGTTCATTGAGGGCATTGGAAATGGCTATAAATAATAGAAAATACAAAGAAAGTCCATTAATACATCACTCTGATAGAGGGTTGCAATATTGCTCGAATGAATATCAAAGACTATTAGAAAACAATGAGATTAAGCCTAGTATGACTGAAAAATATGATCCATATGAAAATGCAGTTGCAGAGCGAATAAATGGAATTTTAAAACAGGAATTTAGTGTAGCACAGAAGATTCAAGATTTTAAAGTAAAGAAGAAACTGGTCAAAAATGCAATAGAAATATACAACAATATAAGACCTCATTTATCTAACGAAATGCTAACACCAATACAAATGCACGCACAAAAAAAAATTAAACCAAAACAATACAAATCAAAAAAGCTGAACAATGATGTCATTATTCAGC
This window encodes:
- a CDS encoding IS3 family transposase — translated: MLGVNRQVYYRSIKSRLHKQTVAQKVIVLVRDIRMLMPRLGGKKLYFLLKDKLSLLKVGRDKLFRILKANHMLIIPKRSYHITTDSHHRFRKHRNLVSSMDIEGPESVWVSDITYIGTRTNPSYLALITDAYSKKIVGYDVSKSLSMDGSLRALEMAINNRKYKESPLIHHSDRGLQYCSNEYQRLLENNEIKPSMTEKYDPYENAVAERINGILKQEFSVAQKIQDFKVKKKLVKNAIEIYNNIRPHLSNEMLTPIQMHAQKKIKPKQYKSKKLNNDVIIQL